tgatcgtttgtaaacgactgcctgtctagtgaggttacaaggctcgatcttatcagctttcggactgtcttgttacagagcctgttctggtcgggCCCTTGGCAGCGCTAGGCGCCTATGCTGTCCCAGCTACAGAATCTTTCTTtagagagagaggtctatttctataggaactttatattattatgaaaagtgtcatttattcAGCGTCCCATTtcctataataaatcaggagtgatttggatgggtgaaatatgagtggaagcgtcgttttggaatgttgaaGCACCGCAGGTGAAGacagaaggtcctatacaagtatcacctgtcaaaataacagtcagacacggttagacagctcgatattggatgcccagagccggaatctgaaaggctggaactgataaccaatggatgaaggaagattaacagacaaataaatagttgaatgcacagcttaaaaagttgaattaaatttccggatcctttgttacaataagcaaattcttccagagtttcatgtatgatgtgctgaactctcacagtgaatgtggacacttcaaatcactctccattttaaatgccacattttactaaatccagagcacattgaatggagaaaatcagcaaaaaaaataaaatgtgtttctaacaaggccacttgacagtccatagaaatctgcaaggaacgagagttttgcatgcatctgacacaatatctgggacctTTCGTTGGATCCGCGTgaagatatgaacctcacctcttctgattgactttttctgtataaccacgatcagtgagatcaacacacagaatagcaggactccgaagcagaccgcaactaggatggaagtagttttatatccctgttcttaatgacaataatacagaaaggtttaacacatacacagtccgtcttgcacaataacatatttacaagagggagttaataattatatccactgcttccgggcaatgagtcaggctgaacattccgcaatatgtgtggtgcacattgcaccagagggaagtgtgagccagtctaaattacagagacagtgcccccatgtttctgatgagaacacgacagttcagATACAGCCAGAATGTGGAATTAGCTAAATTTCAACCAGACCATTttaaatatgcggtgaggaaaatatattccagtcagtgagaaagtgctcatcgcatcttgagaaaatgactacaataccaattcaactaattcaaaccctaacgctggcgaggatactaataacggtaagtacctgcagatgtggacgggacagcaattggaggcacatcgagccctgtggagcatattgtacaaaaagttcaggaggatgaaatttcagcactttccatttaaatgataaatactgttcttaatttcccgaactagtgagtcaatttaacaaaacaatgaaccctaaccccactctccaaactctgtcaccctcaccggaacaaatcacactggcatctttcttgtgatcacagtcagactgagccggcgatgaagaaggacagtcggccagagaagattcgcttccagtgcatttcacctcatccagccagataacaccgtcaccctgggaaaaagtagctcctcctggggccaaaagagcgtgaccacaatccagctgtctgcagacaacattggcatcggccatatcccaggagtcatcaaacaccgtgccccagctgttattgcacaatatctcaactctcccggagcagttggtgttacctccaaacaggcgcaaccaatgtccagaatctggcaaagagaatcaatggttattattgatgtagtataagaaaggagtacatgtcagatagttggtataataaagaggaagtagcacctggtgaaagcccacgtttacaatcatattctcgaatgcagtcctttgatctgtggtgctgctccttagttacttttgcttctgtttagaagagaaacatgctgactgtatcagacaccaatgtttgaaatgacactcgcacatttagaggtttgttgtgttacctgaacaaacaacaccagcatcctccctgtgttcacagttgtgtttaccccacggttctttttgacattgccaaaggaacgattcgtgtgaaatacattccatcccatcaagccaaatgggtccggatccttctccgaatgactgagcataataatcgatagaactgaggggaccgcactctagctgtttgcagatcacttctgcatcagatccatcaagtgtatccgagcacactgttccccaggtgccattgtagaacacttccactctcccctcacagcgatgcttcccattcaccagccgcagctctttgtgctctgtcaatgacacaagaaatatccagatagttagattgataactcgttgtatgttcatactgcacagctcaacacatgctgcaccggttgtgttcactgatttccggtaattatttcagaaaagcgatagaaaaacaccgacagcccataaagtaataaagaataatcaacacggatttcacaacagaaagacaaacaacgttattgaattctttgaagaagttacagaaagataacagggataatgcagtcgatgtaatatgcatgtttttttttcagaaggcctctgacaaggatcatgactggggtcagagcctgtgaagtcaagagatcagtggaagaatgataggaaaccagcgacaaagcacaccgtccgggtacaatatggtaacccagaatggtggaagttgggaagtggtgttccacagggctggggtcactgctgctcaacatttacatgaacgatttggatttacacaagggagacttaatttcaaaatttaagatgacagcaatttgggggtataggtaacactaagaaagacagagacaaaatacgggaagacgttaataaacgggccgaatgggcatacaattgccaaataagttgaatagagataagtctaaggtgctcagtgttgacaggaagaataaagaggccacgtacctcttgtaaaataagagtgaaaatgatatagatcagcaaagagacctcgggatacagaggcactaatcacttctgaagtgacagagaccgaaggtagtgatcataaatatagaataatcacgaataaatctaataagaaattcaggagaatttggTTTTTTGtacctagggagtggtttgaattttgaattccgaacacatgcaattgctgaggtgatttgcactgatgccgttaaggtaaagctatacaggtacatgaggcagaaagaagcaggaggatatgcaaagagggttaggtgcagTGAGGTGGGACCATACTcgtgggcaacgtaaacaccacattgaccagttagtccgaatggccagattccgtgctgtccattgtatgtaattcgaagtcatatcttccctgtgaaaccacgtgcacaacactacggaaaatgggcacatggaagcacctttacctgaacatatgatcctcacatcttctttatgagaacagtcgtggttaccccacgatgctgagggacattcccagagaaatgattcgttactggaacacttcagttcatccaaccaaactggcccggaacctggtccacaagatgcaggaagtgccaggtccaatgcctttccacaacccagctgtttgcaaaccacgtcagcgtccgccagatcccaggaatcatcacaaactgagccccaagtcccattgtaataaatctccactcggccatgacatgggcttccaccgtcagacagccttaactgcacgtggtctgttggataacagtacatgaggattatactttcaatagacattcacatcatcactcaatacaactgattttaccatcaccagctcaaaaaaagaacgttaaatgcacctgtggacaggtaaataaaactagacaacagaatatctgtttacacttacttcttacaaagaatgtaaagaacagcaatgtttcagatatgctattacatctggcgttgacaagttctggtctccagttcccctcttatgttttgaacgctgtgtacggtgttaaacaggcaatcactcacacgattaacagttaatttatactcatgttgtataactgtatctgttctttatccatgtatgttacccttatttgttatcttggtcagacatttactgccatctcctatttccctcatcttcaattacaagtgacttgcatttatctagcgccattaacgtaatgaaacatcccaaggggcgatacaggagtgatatcaaagaaattttaacacagagcaccgaaaaatatattaggtcagatgaccaaaagctaagtcaaagagttagtttttatggaacgtcttaaagcaggaaagactggttgacaggcagagagagttaaatcatgagaggtatagacagggtggatagcaagaagctttttcccagagtgggggtttcaattactagaggacacgagttcaaagtgaaaggggaaaagtttaggggggatatgcgtggaaagttctttacgcagagggtggtgggcacctggaacgcattgccagcggaggtggtagatgcgggcacgatggagtcttttaagatgtatctagacagatacatgaatgggcaggaagaaaagacatacagaagcttagaaaataggcgacatgtttagagagaggatctggatcggcgcaggcttggagggccgaagggcctgttcctgtgctgtaattatctttgttctttgttcttttttgaagTAATTCTAGAGCGTGTGACCTTTgcaaataaaggcacggccgccaatggtgcacaattaaaaccaggaatgctcaagaagccagaactgggagctgtcaatctggagccgattgcaaagacaggagctgtgaggccaggaagggatttgaaaacaaggatgagaattttaaaaccgctcattgctgggaaaggtaggtcagtgagcagagggcagatgcctgagtggcaaatggtcgagacagcggagcttgcagaggttgaaactcgtgaagccagccaggagtgcattagaatcatcgagtctggagggaacaatgctatcgacaagacgagataagggcaaatgcgggtgatgtcatggaggtgaaaatagacagtgttaatgaggatatggagatttgataggaggatcaccctggggtcaaatatgacaccaagattacaggctgtctggctgagtgacagacagttggcatggcgagaaatggagttggagacaaggaaacatgcgatggggactgatggtttctatcttttcaatactgagttggaggaattttctgctgatgcagtactgaatgtcagcctggaattctgacagtgtgcaggcattggagggctcaagagtgttgaatgcGAGGTAGAGTTGGATatagtgagatacatgtggaaactgaggctgtgtttgcggatatcactgaaaggcagcatgtaaatgagtaatgaagtgtcaaaggatagatcctttggtgacacgatagctgactttgcaggagcgggaagagaagccattgcaggccactttctgaccatgactgtatagataatactagaacatgctgagtgcagtcccacccagccgtgtgttaatgcggaggaattggagaagtatttcatgatcaatcatataaaaatttgagacaagtcaagaaagaggaggtggaatcgtttatgtttgtcacaatcacttcggatgtcgtttgttttcgtcctgtggtgtggatagaaaattgatttgcggaattgaaacatgcagcttcatataagatgagcatggatttcggAGGCGacgacacattcaaggactttggcgaggtacgaaaagttggagctggggcagtaacctgcatggacaggtggtcaatggttcctttctgaggagtggtgtgatgactgctgatttgaaggagaggagcctgaacatgtagagagagagagataaagagaatcgttaatattgccagctaacatggaacccaggaagggaatgtttgtgttcagtagtttaatagaaataaggtgtagacagcaaaatgtggataccatcatcagcacaggttcagagagagaatgaaggattctaggagagaaacaagaaatgtgaattcagggtgatcgtatgggatgggggtgggaactgataggaagttaggcctgatgggttggggaagaaagggaagcagtgGAGGTGACTGAACAGATGTTTTTGAACTTCGTGACAAAAGGTCTATGAGCTCCTCTCAATTATTTATGGAGTTcagggtggatgaggcaggggagtggttcaggaggaagatttatgatggagaatatttgctgtgcgttttctttgctttcctggataatctttgtcaaacaggaggttttagtgaagatgaagaggacccaatgatgctttatgtgattgatccattcaggattatattaccagatagttccccacatgtcaccgtgcctttctgttttttaattatttcagGGAATGTTGGTGTCACTGTCAAGACCAGCAGTTTACTCCACGCTATTTATTACTTCATTATTACTTTACTACTTCAtttcatattggagaatgtaaggtccacaagttctacccttaaacatcagccttgtaatatgcagtatcttcgtgtagaactacgttcgagggttgtgttgattattacattatcataaatcaatttaatattaatagcataagagaatcacttacctttgtaaggatgggactctgtctttgacaaggaatatatttgagcaattttagagacataaaccgcatgtctgaacagagaatatgcagacctgtctgtccagccagactgctgcaattatgttaaatgagcaaacgaaacttgtgaggcacattagcaattgctattgtctgtaaaaaatcaatgaactaaacgactaattctatcaatatatgactgttggaccggaccaaagagggcagaaaacaggatctctctgcaaaatgttggacaggatcaggaagcgcctatgggcaattgaactgtagatgtgtagacctcctggctgaacagaaaccagtatttaatctggactggacaaaaatgattggactaattgcgtcaggcactttggagaataaacatcagcgatgtgacccatcagatacagaagtagaagacaaggagaagacacatggctt
This portion of the Heterodontus francisci isolate sHetFra1 unplaced genomic scaffold, sHetFra1.hap1 HAP1_SCAFFOLD_66, whole genome shotgun sequence genome encodes:
- the LOC137361661 gene encoding scavenger receptor cysteine-rich type 1 protein M130-like, with protein sequence MDVGVLCSDHVQLRLSDGGSPCHGRVEIYYNGTWGSVCDDSWDLADADVVCKQLGCGKALDLALPASCGPGSGPVWLDELKCSSNESFLWECPSASWGNHDCSHKEDVRIICSEHKELRLVNGKHRCEGRVEVFYNGTWGTVCSDTLDGSDAEVICKQLECGPLSSIDYYAQSFGEGSGPIWLDGMECISHESFLWQCQKEPWGKHNCEHRED